The window TCTCGCCTTTGCGACAGACCACGTCCATGAACTTCTCGGCCCCGAGATCAGAGCCGAAGCCGGCCTCGGTGACGAGGTAGTCGCCCATGCCGAAGGCGGTCTTGTCAGCGACGAGTGAGTTCGTCCCGTGGGCGATGTTCGCGAACGGCCCGCCGTGGACCAGCGCCGGCGTCCCCTCGATGGTCTGGACGACGTTCGGCTTGATGGCGTCACGGAGCAACATCGTGGCCGGGCCAGTTGCCTCGATATCGTCGACCGTGACCGGGTCGCCGTCCTCGTCGTAGGCGACGATGATGCGACTGACTCGCTCCTTGAGGTCTCCCAAGTCGCTCGCCAGACACAGCACGGCCATCAGTTCTGAGGCGGCGGTAAGGAGGAAGCTGTTCTCCCGCGGCGTCCCACCGGTTTTGCCGCCGAGACCGACGACGGTTTCTCGGAGCGCACGGTCGTTCATGTCGATAGCCCGTGGCCACGAGACGTTGTTGATGTCGATATCCAGCTCGTCACCCTGCGAGATTTTCGCATCGAGCATCGCCGCGATGAGGTTGTGCGCGGAGGTGAGAGCGTGGAGGTCGCCGGTAAAGTGGAGGTTGATATCCTCCATCGGAAGGACCTGTGACCGGCCGCCGCCTGCCGCACCGCCTTTGACCCCGAATACTGGGCCGAGAGAGGGTTCTCGGATGGCGATCATCGCTTCCTCGCCGACGTGGTTGAGCGTCTGCCCGAGACCGACAGTCGTTACCGTCTTGCCCTCGCCTTTCGGCGTCGGCGTCATCCCGGTTACCAGAACGAGGTTCTGCTCCTTGTCTTTGGCCTGTTCACGGAGGCGTTCGATGGCGTGGTGTTTGACTTTCGCGGTGTATTCGCCGAAGTACTGGAGGTCGTCGAGGCCGAGTCCCCACGGCTCGACCA is drawn from Haloarcula sp. CBA1129 and contains these coding sequences:
- a CDS encoding formate--tetrahydrofolate ligase, which gives rise to MSSQDEQSASEETQEPIPTDYDIAQSTDMEPIWELVEPWGLGLDDLQYFGEYTAKVKHHAIERLREQAKDKEQNLVLVTGMTPTPKGEGKTVTTVGLGQTLNHVGEEAMIAIREPSLGPVFGVKGGAAGGGRSQVLPMEDINLHFTGDLHALTSAHNLIAAMLDAKISQGDELDIDINNVSWPRAIDMNDRALRETVVGLGGKTGGTPRENSFLLTAASELMAVLCLASDLGDLKERVSRIIVAYDEDGDPVTVDDIEATGPATMLLRDAIKPNVVQTIEGTPALVHGGPFANIAHGTNSLVADKTAFGMGDYLVTEAGFGSDLGAEKFMDVVCRKGEMTPNAVVLVASVRALKYHGLDQWPVDYDEIDAAGVEAVEAGFSNLDKHATNLQKFGVPVVVSVNRFPDDSDEEIQAVLDHCREDLGVRAAESNVFSDGSEGGVDLAENVIEATEESDEADFRMLYDDDDSIKEKIRTVATEIYGADDVKYTGGALDDIEQMNELDFDDYPVVMSKTFHSLSDDASQKGAPEGWELEISEVYPSAGAGFLVALTADALTMPGLPARPAAADMDIDEDGNISGLF